The Prionailurus viverrinus isolate Anna chromosome B4, UM_Priviv_1.0, whole genome shotgun sequence genome has a window encoding:
- the LGALS1 gene encoding galectin-1 has product MACGLVASNLNLKPGECLRVRGEVAPEAKSFVLNLGKDKDNLCLHFNPRFEAHGDVNTIVCNSKDAGAWGAEQRESAFPFQPGTVAEVCISFDQADLTVKLPDGHTFKFPNRLNLEAINYLAADGDFKIKCMAFD; this is encoded by the exons ATGGCTTGC GGTCTGGTCGCCAGCAACCTGAATCTCAAACCTGGCGAGTGCCTCAGAGTGCGGGGCGAGGTGGCCCCCGAAGCCAAGAG cttcGTGCTGAACCTGGGCAAAGACAAGGACAACCTGTGCCTGCACTTCAACCCTCGCTTTGAAGCGCACGGAGACGTCAACACCATCGTGTGTAATAGCAAGGACGCCGGGGCCTGGGGCGCGGAGCAGCGCGAGTCCGCCTTCCCCTTCCAGCCTGGGACGGTCgcagag GTGTGCATCTCCTTCGACCAGGCCGACCTGACCGTCAAGCTGCCAGATGGACACACATTCAAGTTCCCCAACCGCCTCAACCTGGAGGCCATCAACTACCTGGCAGCCGATGGCGACTTCAAGATCAAGTGCATGGCCTTTGACTGA